One Prosthecobacter algae DNA segment encodes these proteins:
- a CDS encoding alginate export family protein, translated as MNTRLILAAALALQLSTHAQTAAAPNPLSFADGRVLFGIEDQTRFEYRDNNYDFNSGLRTINDDSWLLNRFRLSMQLKPADWLTFYVQGQDAREIASDRADIPGLLGAEGDNPFDLRQLYVEIGDAKVSPLSLKVGRQVLLYGDQRLIGPLEWSNISRTFDAVKLRYTGKDGLWVDAFVSSVVVIDRFGMDDSDKDSLLSGLYAHIPTLGIQDTELYALYFDDTNRNDHFLTLGTHWKSMPGKLGPWDYETEFVVQTGTAGGRDLSAFASYVEGGYTFQQPWKPRLGLEYSYASGDGNAADNKQGAFQNLFPTNHLHYGLMDVFSWSNIHDVALHLSAKPTAKLTTSLDYHVLWLADTADIWRRANATTAVRPANAAASNYAGSELDVLVTYAASSHLTLTAGYSHFFAGDYLSDTGTGTGTGSDADFVYLMTSIKF; from the coding sequence ATGAATACTCGACTCATCCTCGCTGCTGCGCTGGCCCTCCAACTATCGACACATGCGCAAACCGCCGCCGCGCCGAACCCGCTCTCTTTTGCCGATGGTCGCGTCCTGTTTGGCATCGAGGATCAGACTCGTTTTGAATACCGCGACAACAATTACGACTTCAACAGCGGTCTGCGAACCATCAATGACGACTCCTGGCTGCTGAATCGCTTTCGGCTCAGCATGCAGTTAAAGCCTGCCGACTGGCTCACGTTTTATGTCCAGGGCCAGGACGCGCGTGAGATCGCCAGTGACCGCGCCGACATCCCCGGCCTGCTCGGCGCGGAGGGCGACAATCCTTTCGATCTGCGTCAGCTCTATGTCGAAATAGGCGATGCCAAGGTTTCCCCGCTCTCGCTCAAAGTTGGCCGCCAAGTGCTGCTCTATGGCGACCAGCGCCTCATCGGCCCATTGGAGTGGAGCAACATTTCCCGCACCTTCGACGCCGTGAAACTGCGCTACACCGGCAAAGACGGCCTGTGGGTCGATGCTTTCGTCTCTTCCGTCGTCGTCATCGACCGCTTCGGCATGGACGACAGCGACAAAGACTCGCTCCTCTCCGGCTTGTATGCCCACATCCCCACGCTTGGCATTCAGGACACCGAACTGTATGCGCTCTACTTTGACGACACGAACCGCAACGATCACTTCCTCACCCTCGGCACACATTGGAAATCCATGCCTGGCAAACTCGGCCCCTGGGACTACGAGACCGAGTTCGTCGTGCAAACCGGGACTGCCGGCGGACGTGACCTCAGCGCCTTCGCCAGTTATGTGGAAGGCGGCTACACCTTCCAGCAGCCGTGGAAGCCACGTCTCGGCCTCGAATACAGCTACGCCAGCGGTGATGGCAATGCCGCCGACAACAAGCAAGGTGCCTTTCAGAATCTCTTCCCGACCAATCACCTGCATTATGGCCTCATGGATGTGTTCTCCTGGAGCAACATCCACGACGTCGCTCTCCACCTCAGCGCCAAACCGACCGCCAAACTCACCACCAGCCTCGACTACCACGTTCTCTGGCTCGCCGACACCGCTGACATCTGGCGCCGTGCCAACGCCACCACCGCCGTCCGCCCCGCCAATGCAGCAGCAAGCAACTACGCAGGCAGTGAACTCGACGTTCTCGTCACCTACGCCGCTTCGAGCCATCTCACGCTCACCGCCGGTTACTCGCACTTTTTCGCTGGTGACTACCTCTCCGACACTGGCACTGGCACTGGCACTGGCAGCGATGCGGATTTCGTTTACCTCATGACCAGCATCAAATTTTGA